Genomic window (Desulforapulum autotrophicum HRM2):
GAATTTCCGGCCCAGGCGGTCGGGACGGGGTAATCCATTTAAGCGATGCCAGAACGCTCTTGCGTATTGAGGATAATCAAATCAGTGAGATCGCCGTCCGCCTGAAGGATATGGACTTGATGACCCAGGTATTCGCAAGCCTGCAAAAACAACTCGGAGCCATTAAAAACAACATGGATAAACCGGTGTTCGAAGTACACACCTGGGAAAATCTATCACCTTTTTTCAATATCGCCCGCATGATTGACCTGATGACTTTATTTGTCAGGATCATGCTGGTGGCCATCGTCATGGTGAGCATCATGAACGTTATGATCATGGCGGTCTACGAACGCATCAATGAAATCGGCACCATTGCCGCCATCGGTACCGTGCCCGGCAGAATTCTTTCCCTTTTTATGGTTGAAGGCTTCCTGCTCGGGGTATTCGGCACCTTCATCGGCGTGGTCATCAGCCTTGCGGCCATTGCCGGAATGAACGCAGCCCAAATCAGTTTTGATTTCGGCCGCCAGAAGGGGCTGCTGCTGACCCCGACTATTTCCCCAAGTGAAGTACTCACCGTTGCCGCCATTGTTATTGGAATCGCGGCCCTGGCCAGTCTGCAGCCGGCCTGGAAAGCGTCCAGGATGGACCCGATTACTGCCCTACGTCACGTTTAACTTTTAGGGAGAAACCCATGAAAACCGCAAATCTTCAAATCATTGTGTTCTGTTTTGCATTCACCCTGGTTTCTGTTTTTACCACAAAGACATCGGCCGAAACCATGAAGATTGCCGTGGCCTCATCGGGCCAGACAAAGGGTGCAGCCATCAGCGAGCAGGCCGGGCGGGCCCCCTTTTTTCTGTTTTTTGATGACCGGGGTAATTTTCTCGAAAACATAGCAAATCCTGGTGGTGACCAGTCCCGCAACGCCGGGCCAGTCACTGCTTTATTCCTATCCGACCAGGGAGTGACCCTGGTTATCGCCGGAGAATTCGGCAACAAGATGATACGGGCCCTGGAGAAACATCATATCCGCTATATCAAGAAAAAAGGAGTTGTTGACCATGCTGTGCAGACAATTATCCAAAACCGTTAGCAAAGCCATCCTCCTGGCAGTCCTTTCCTCGTGTTTCCTAATCAGCGGTGCCCTTGCTTTGGACGGCAACGAAATCCTCCGCCAGGTTGACCGCAACATGCAGCCGGAATCTTACGAGATGTATCGCAAGCTGATCAACATCGAACCTGACGGCAAGAAAAAGGAGTTTGTATTCTACACCATCAAAAAGGGGCTGGATAAAGTGGTGGCCCTCTTTCTCTCCCCGGCCAGCGAAAAAGGCCGTGCCACCCTGCGCCTGGGAGACAATATGTGGCTTTATATTCCCAATGTGGGCAAGCCTTTGCGGATCACCAGCCTGCAGTCGGTGGTGGGAGGAATATTTAACAACTCCGACATCCTTCGCCTTGATTATCAAGTCGAGTATGACGTCGAAAAGATCACC
Coding sequences:
- a CDS encoding NifB/NifX family molybdenum-iron cluster-binding protein yields the protein MKTANLQIIVFCFAFTLVSVFTTKTSAETMKIAVASSGQTKGAAISEQAGRAPFFLFFDDRGNFLENIANPGGDQSRNAGPVTALFLSDQGVTLVIAGEFGNKMIRALEKHHIRYIKKKGVVDHAVQTIIQNR
- a CDS encoding ABC transporter permease → MGNIIKLAIRNLQRYKRRTILTSALITLGVIAVLLFISVSGSFKAMMIAQVTDSMLGHLQVHRKGYLASMDSLPLDLNLQAPQAARVKKILDASKAVEAYSLRIRLGAMFSNFTETTNIRLNAVNPEQEMATVPMLAERIIKGSKEGLLKKGEIIVPELIARGMKVDVGDTIVLVATNKDGSVNGQPFVVRSILEGISGPGGRDGVIHLSDARTLLRIEDNQISEIAVRLKDMDLMTQVFASLQKQLGAIKNNMDKPVFEVHTWENLSPFFNIARMIDLMTLFVRIMLVAIVMVSIMNVMIMAVYERINEIGTIAAIGTVPGRILSLFMVEGFLLGVFGTFIGVVISLAAIAGMNAAQISFDFGRQKGLLLTPTISPSEVLTVAAIVIGIAALASLQPAWKASRMDPITALRHV
- a CDS encoding outer membrane lipoprotein-sorting protein produces the protein MLCRQLSKTVSKAILLAVLSSCFLISGALALDGNEILRQVDRNMQPESYEMYRKLINIEPDGKKKEFVFYTIKKGLDKVVALFLSPASEKGRATLRLGDNMWLYIPNVGKPLRITSLQSVVGGIFNNSDILRLDYQVEYDVEKITDQEESFLLKLKAKSTSVAYDRLEMKVDKKNLLPTTIECYAISGMLIKTLHYTKIEDFGDGVVRPSMLETDSPLNKGYRSVMIFAKVRKKELADEVFTLNYMPRVHELR